A genome region from Geodermatophilus bullaregiensis includes the following:
- the srmL gene encoding PheS-related mystery ligase SrmL, with product MSAPTHPALALRDLSDPSAGLHAVQLVVDRLEAALTDLWGLPVRRDPGPRIVPVADNYDRLRYPPDAVTRDRRHTRYVDDEHVLRSHTTARVPALLRDLAADPAGEVLLSVPGITYRRDVIDRHHVGEPHQIDLWRIRPGGEPLAEDDLVGMVRAVVQAVLPGTGWRTPASRHPYTLAGREVLVAVADVEVEVGECGLAHPGVLAAAGLPRAASGLAMGLGLDRLVMLAKGVDDIRLLRSTDPRIASQMLDLAPYRPVSAHPPARRDVSVAVSVDVDAELLGDRIRAALGSAADAVEEVVVLSETDHADLPAVARDRLGTRPGQKNVLLRLVLRHPDRTLTAADANALRDRVHLAVHEGRQHLGSPAGPVTAAGEGAAGVPELGRPHVGEVRVEGGEQPGDAGPGPRAERDAGPGARPRRHRPRGGVPPPRAPLSARPHRGA from the coding sequence GTGTCCGCTCCCACCCACCCCGCCCTCGCCCTGCGCGACCTGAGCGACCCGTCCGCGGGGCTGCACGCCGTCCAGCTCGTCGTCGACCGGCTCGAGGCCGCACTCACCGACCTCTGGGGACTGCCGGTGCGCCGGGACCCCGGCCCCCGGATCGTGCCCGTCGCCGACAACTACGACCGGCTCCGCTACCCACCCGACGCGGTCACCCGCGACCGGCGCCACACCCGCTACGTCGACGACGAGCACGTGCTCCGGTCGCACACCACCGCCCGGGTCCCCGCGCTGCTGCGCGACCTCGCCGCCGACCCGGCCGGGGAGGTGCTGCTCAGCGTCCCGGGGATCACCTACCGTCGCGACGTCATCGACCGGCACCACGTCGGCGAACCGCACCAGATCGACCTGTGGCGCATCCGTCCCGGCGGGGAGCCGCTCGCCGAGGACGACCTGGTGGGGATGGTCCGCGCGGTCGTGCAGGCGGTGCTGCCCGGCACCGGCTGGCGCACCCCGGCCAGCCGCCACCCGTACACGCTCGCCGGACGGGAGGTCCTCGTGGCCGTCGCCGACGTCGAGGTCGAGGTCGGCGAGTGCGGACTGGCCCACCCCGGGGTGCTCGCCGCCGCCGGACTCCCGCGCGCGGCCAGCGGCCTGGCCATGGGGCTGGGCCTGGACCGGCTGGTCATGCTCGCCAAGGGCGTGGACGACATCCGGCTGCTGCGCTCGACCGATCCCCGGATCGCGTCGCAGATGCTCGACCTGGCGCCGTACCGACCGGTGTCGGCGCACCCGCCGGCCCGCCGCGACGTCTCCGTCGCCGTGTCCGTCGACGTGGACGCGGAACTGCTCGGCGACCGGATCCGCGCTGCGCTCGGCTCCGCCGCCGACGCAGTGGAGGAGGTCGTCGTGCTGTCCGAGACCGACCACGCCGACCTGCCCGCGGTGGCCCGGGACCGGCTGGGCACGCGGCCGGGGCAGAAGAACGTGCTGCTCCGGCTGGTCCTGCGGCACCCGGACCGGACACTCACCGCCGCCGACGCCAACGCGCTGAGGGACCGCGTCCACCTCGCCGTGCACGAGGGACGGCAGCACCTCGGGTCGCCGGCCGGCCCGGTCACAGCGGCGGGAGAGGGCGCGGCAGGCGTCCCTGAGCTCGGCCGGCCGCACGTCGGCGAAGTCCGCGTCGAAGGTGGCGAGCAGCCCGGCGATGCCGGCCCAGGACCACGCGCCGAGCGCGATGCGGGTCCGGGTGCGCGACCTCGACGGCATCGACCTCGAGGCGGTGTGCCACCACCCCGAGCCCCGCTGAGCGCGCGCCCGCACCGGGGTGCGTGA
- a CDS encoding dihydrofolate reductase family protein, whose amino-acid sequence MPTHRPPAQAPEGVTCTGDLHDAVARAGAAAGDGYVDVRGADVARRCLEAGLLDEVLLVFAPVLLGEGVRVFDHPGGTRVRLQPLPGETAHWYRVR is encoded by the coding sequence GTGCCGACCCACCGCCCGCCCGCCCAGGCGCCCGAGGGGGTGACCTGCACCGGCGACCTGCACGACGCGGTGGCCCGGGCCGGCGCCGCCGCAGGGGACGGGTACGTCGACGTCCGCGGTGCCGATGTCGCCCGCCGGTGCCTCGAGGCGGGGTTGCTCGACGAGGTCCTGCTCGTCTTCGCCCCGGTGCTGCTCGGCGAGGGCGTGCGGGTCTTCGACCACCCCGGCGGCACGCGGGTGCGCCTGCAGCCCCTGCCCGGCGAGACCGCGCACTGGTACCGGGTGCGCTGA
- a CDS encoding BCCT family transporter, with product MSGTHPALAEPPPCVADRHWDVDRVLFAIAATMALAFVAWGFVSPTGLSTASGSALAWVTGNLGWFFVLLATAFVVFVIWLAASRYGRIPLGRDGERPEFRTVSWVAMMFSAGMGIGLMFYGVAEPLSHYVSPPPLTVEAESSQAIETAMATTLFHWTLHPWALYAVVGLTIAYGTFRRGRRQLISSAFIPLLGERRVAGPAGRVIDVLAIFATLFGSAASLGLGALQIGSGMQILGWAGDVGNGVLVGIIAVLTAAFVASAVSGIARGIQWLSNTNMVLALVLALFVFVAGPTVFILNLIPDALGNYFSDLGSMAARTEATGGDPMAAWLRGWTVFYWAWWISWTPFVGLFIARISRGRTIRQFVTGVLLVPSVVSLVWFAVFGGAGIALQRDGVDVAGAGSAEGQLFGVLEQYPLATAATVLVMVLVGIFFVSGADAASIVMGSLSQRGTLEPSRSVVVFWGVVMGSVAAIMLLLGEEGAALTGLQNLTIIAALPFAVVMAAMAVSLVKDLRCDPIVLRGTYASVAVEQAVVHGISRHGDDFVLSVQSAPSAVPPQEATRTTPPPVVSPRREADPPVVADGGTGHRPPGEGPVVAAPQDDRGARVPGRPQAPRD from the coding sequence GTGTCCGGGACGCACCCCGCGCTCGCCGAGCCACCGCCGTGCGTGGCCGACCGGCACTGGGACGTCGACCGGGTGCTGTTCGCCATCGCAGCCACCATGGCCCTGGCCTTCGTCGCCTGGGGCTTCGTCAGCCCCACGGGTCTGAGCACCGCCAGCGGTTCGGCGCTGGCCTGGGTGACGGGCAACCTCGGCTGGTTCTTCGTCCTGCTGGCCACGGCCTTCGTCGTCTTCGTCATCTGGCTGGCGGCGAGCAGGTACGGCCGCATCCCCCTGGGGCGCGACGGCGAGCGGCCGGAGTTCCGCACCGTCTCGTGGGTCGCGATGATGTTCAGCGCCGGCATGGGCATCGGGCTGATGTTCTACGGGGTGGCCGAGCCACTGTCGCACTACGTCTCCCCGCCGCCGCTGACGGTCGAGGCCGAGTCGTCCCAGGCCATCGAGACGGCGATGGCGACCACGCTCTTCCACTGGACGCTGCACCCGTGGGCGCTGTACGCCGTCGTCGGGCTGACCATCGCCTACGGCACCTTCCGCCGGGGACGCCGGCAGCTGATCAGCTCGGCGTTCATCCCCCTGCTCGGCGAGCGGCGGGTCGCCGGGCCGGCGGGCCGCGTGATCGACGTGCTCGCGATCTTCGCCACCCTGTTCGGCTCGGCGGCCTCGCTGGGGCTGGGCGCGCTGCAGATCGGCAGCGGGATGCAGATCCTCGGCTGGGCGGGGGACGTCGGCAACGGCGTGCTGGTCGGCATCATCGCGGTGCTGACGGCGGCCTTCGTCGCCTCGGCGGTCTCCGGCATCGCCCGGGGCATCCAGTGGCTGTCCAACACCAACATGGTGCTGGCCCTGGTCCTCGCGCTGTTCGTCTTCGTGGCCGGCCCGACGGTCTTCATCCTCAACCTGATCCCCGACGCGCTCGGCAACTACTTCTCCGACCTGGGCTCGATGGCCGCCCGCACCGAGGCCACCGGCGGTGACCCGATGGCCGCGTGGCTGCGCGGCTGGACGGTCTTCTACTGGGCCTGGTGGATCAGCTGGACCCCGTTCGTCGGACTGTTCATCGCACGGATCAGCCGTGGGCGCACCATCCGCCAGTTCGTCACCGGCGTGCTGCTGGTGCCGAGCGTGGTCAGCCTCGTGTGGTTCGCGGTCTTCGGTGGCGCCGGCATCGCCCTCCAGCGGGACGGCGTCGACGTCGCCGGCGCGGGGTCGGCCGAGGGGCAGCTGTTCGGGGTCCTCGAGCAGTACCCGCTGGCCACCGCGGCCACGGTCCTGGTGATGGTCCTCGTCGGGATCTTCTTCGTCTCCGGTGCCGACGCCGCCTCCATCGTCATGGGGTCGCTGTCCCAGCGCGGGACGCTCGAGCCCAGCCGGTCGGTCGTCGTCTTCTGGGGTGTGGTGATGGGCTCCGTCGCAGCGATCATGCTGCTGCTCGGGGAGGAGGGTGCCGCCCTGACGGGGCTGCAGAACCTCACGATCATCGCGGCGCTGCCCTTCGCGGTGGTCATGGCCGCGATGGCCGTCAGCCTGGTCAAGGACCTGCGCTGCGATCCCATCGTGCTGCGCGGCACCTACGCCAGCGTGGCCGTGGAGCAGGCCGTCGTCCACGGGATCAGCCGTCACGGCGACGACTTCGTCCTGTCCGTGCAGTCGGCGCCGTCCGCCGTCCCGCCGCAGGAGGCCACCCGCACCACGCCGCCACCGGTCGTGAGCCCCCGCCGCGAGGCCGACCCGCCGGTCGTCGCGGACGGCGGCACCGGACACCGGCCGCCCGGCGAGGGCCCGGTCGTCGCGGCGCCGCAGGACGACCGCGGGGCGCGGGTCCCCGGCCGGCCGCAGGCACCGCGCGACTAG
- the zwf gene encoding glucose-6-phosphate dehydrogenase, with protein sequence MTTDQDRRSPACCLVIFGASGDLTARKLLPALSRLAAYGALPREFVLVGVARTPMTDDEFAALCRRHVATEDNPRWRELTDKVRYVHGGYDDPATYQRLSEVLAECDRDHGTGGNRVHYFSVPPRLFSPIALSLGKAGMSQADGDGFVRAVIEKPFGWDEDSARDLYADLSSSFGEDQIFRIDHYLAKETVQNLLALRFANSVFEPIWNRTWVDNVQITVAETLGVGDRGGFYETTGAMRDIVQNHVLQVLSLFLMEPPTSFHPEAIRDEKVKLLRAIRPLDEEADIAANAVRGQYTRGGTREDLMPGYREEPGVDPLSSTETFVALRLDISNWRWNGVPVYVRTGKRLPARVTEVAMEFHRPPQLPLFPGSEAGLEPDALVVRIQPDEGLSLRFGAKVPGHAFRVQKASMDFSYESFEQESIDAYERVILDALIGDPTLFIRADEVGRSWRIVDPVLRYWSQDGRPIPLYQAATWGPAEADALVARDGRRWRRLA encoded by the coding sequence ATGACGACCGATCAGGACCGCCGGTCCCCGGCCTGCTGCCTGGTGATCTTCGGCGCCTCGGGGGACCTGACCGCGCGCAAGCTGCTGCCCGCGCTGTCGCGGCTGGCGGCCTACGGCGCACTGCCCCGCGAGTTCGTGCTGGTCGGGGTGGCGCGCACGCCGATGACCGACGACGAGTTCGCCGCGCTCTGCCGGCGGCACGTCGCCACCGAGGACAACCCGCGGTGGCGGGAGCTCACCGACAAGGTCCGCTACGTGCACGGCGGGTACGACGACCCGGCGACCTACCAGCGGCTGTCCGAGGTGCTCGCCGAGTGCGACCGCGACCACGGGACGGGGGGCAACCGCGTCCACTACTTCTCGGTGCCGCCGCGGCTGTTCAGCCCGATCGCGCTGTCCCTGGGCAAGGCCGGCATGAGCCAGGCCGACGGCGACGGGTTCGTCCGCGCGGTCATCGAGAAGCCGTTCGGCTGGGACGAGGACAGCGCCCGCGACCTCTACGCCGACCTCTCCTCGTCGTTCGGCGAGGACCAGATCTTCCGCATCGACCACTACCTGGCCAAGGAGACGGTGCAGAACCTGCTGGCGCTGCGGTTCGCCAACTCGGTCTTCGAGCCGATCTGGAACCGGACGTGGGTCGACAACGTGCAGATCACCGTCGCCGAGACGCTGGGCGTCGGTGACCGCGGCGGCTTCTACGAGACGACCGGCGCGATGCGCGACATCGTGCAGAACCACGTGCTGCAGGTCCTGTCGCTGTTCCTGATGGAGCCGCCGACGTCCTTCCACCCGGAGGCGATCCGGGACGAGAAGGTCAAGCTGCTGCGCGCGATCCGCCCCCTCGACGAGGAGGCCGACATCGCCGCCAACGCCGTCCGCGGGCAGTACACCCGCGGCGGCACCCGCGAGGACCTCATGCCCGGGTACCGGGAGGAGCCCGGTGTCGACCCGCTCAGCTCCACCGAGACGTTCGTGGCGCTGCGCCTGGACATCTCCAACTGGCGCTGGAACGGCGTCCCCGTCTACGTGCGCACCGGCAAGCGGCTGCCCGCCCGCGTCACCGAGGTGGCCATGGAGTTCCACCGGCCGCCGCAGCTGCCGCTGTTCCCCGGGTCCGAGGCCGGCCTGGAGCCCGACGCACTCGTCGTGCGTATCCAGCCCGACGAGGGGTTGAGCCTGCGCTTCGGCGCCAAGGTGCCCGGCCACGCCTTCCGGGTGCAGAAGGCGTCGATGGACTTCTCCTACGAGAGCTTCGAGCAGGAGTCCATCGACGCCTACGAGCGGGTCATCCTCGACGCACTGATCGGCGACCCGACCCTGTTCATCCGCGCCGACGAGGTCGGCCGGTCCTGGCGGATCGTCGACCCGGTGCTGCGGTACTGGAGCCAGGACGGCCGGCCGATCCCGCTGTACCAGGCGGCGACCTGGGGGCCGGCCGAGGCCGACGCCCTCGTCGCCCGCGACGGCCGGCGCTGGCGGCGGCTGGCCTGA
- a CDS encoding feruloyl-CoA synthase, giving the protein MSRTDAAPAHGRPTGPPTFAVPRVESESTADGRLLIRSTEPLGAHPVSVVHSLRAHSEAHPDRLLVAERVGGEWARLTWGEVRERADRLAQGLLDRGLADRPVLLLSGNSRLHLVVTLAAMTVGAPVVPTSVAYSLQSADHAKLRTMADLVEPGLVVAEDASFARAVAAVGEGRTVLGADGGVPGSLAVADLGADPTGEVDRRCAALGRDDVAKVLFTSGSTGTPKGVLCTHGMLSANQQQVRQVWPFLAEEPPVLLDWLPWSHTFGGNHDVNMVLVNGGTLWIDDGRPAPGLVERTVRNLADARPTVYLNVPAGYATLLPHLERDPAAAQAFFSRLRLGFFAAAALPQQLWDRIEALAARCGAGMQMTTSWGLTETAPAATSAHFPITRSDVLGVPLPGVELALVPVGEKTEVRVRGANVTPGYHRRPDLTAAAFDEHGFLRTGDAVALADPDDVAAGLVFRGRIAEDFKLSTGTFVSVGTLRPALLSASHGLLTDAVVCGQDGDRVTAMVWLHPDHAARVDGDGVPEESLRRELAATMARLAAGGGGSSQCVERLLVLPEPAQLDAGEITDKGYVNQAAVRDRRAGLVALLTADPPPPRVVVRG; this is encoded by the coding sequence ATGTCCCGCACCGACGCAGCACCTGCGCACGGCCGGCCGACGGGCCCGCCGACCTTCGCCGTCCCGCGGGTCGAGTCCGAGTCGACGGCGGACGGCCGGCTGCTGATCCGCTCGACCGAGCCCCTGGGCGCGCACCCGGTGAGCGTCGTCCACTCGTTACGTGCCCACAGCGAGGCGCACCCCGACCGGCTGCTGGTCGCCGAGCGGGTGGGCGGCGAGTGGGCGCGGCTGACCTGGGGCGAGGTCCGCGAGCGGGCCGACCGGCTCGCGCAGGGCCTGCTCGACCGGGGGCTGGCCGACCGCCCGGTGCTGCTGCTGTCGGGCAACAGCCGGCTGCACCTCGTCGTCACGCTGGCCGCGATGACCGTCGGCGCCCCGGTGGTGCCCACCAGCGTCGCCTACTCCCTGCAGAGCGCCGACCACGCGAAGCTGCGCACGATGGCCGACCTGGTCGAGCCCGGTCTGGTCGTGGCCGAGGACGCGTCCTTCGCGCGGGCGGTGGCCGCCGTGGGGGAGGGGCGCACCGTCCTGGGCGCGGACGGCGGCGTGCCGGGGTCCCTGGCCGTCGCCGACCTCGGCGCCGACCCGACCGGGGAGGTGGACCGCCGGTGCGCGGCGCTGGGCCGCGACGACGTCGCCAAGGTCCTGTTCACCTCCGGCTCGACCGGCACCCCCAAGGGGGTGCTGTGCACCCACGGGATGCTCTCGGCCAACCAGCAGCAGGTCCGGCAGGTCTGGCCGTTCCTCGCCGAGGAGCCCCCGGTGCTCCTGGACTGGCTGCCGTGGAGCCACACCTTCGGCGGCAACCACGACGTCAACATGGTGCTGGTCAACGGCGGCACGCTGTGGATCGACGACGGCCGGCCGGCGCCGGGGCTGGTCGAGCGGACGGTGCGCAACCTCGCCGATGCCCGGCCCACCGTGTACCTCAACGTCCCCGCCGGCTACGCCACGCTGCTCCCGCACCTGGAGCGCGACCCCGCCGCCGCGCAGGCCTTCTTCTCGCGGCTGCGGCTGGGCTTCTTCGCCGCCGCCGCGCTGCCGCAGCAGCTGTGGGACCGCATCGAGGCGCTGGCCGCCCGCTGCGGCGCCGGCATGCAGATGACCACCTCGTGGGGCCTGACCGAGACCGCGCCCGCCGCGACCTCGGCGCACTTCCCCATCACCCGCAGCGACGTGCTGGGGGTGCCGCTGCCCGGCGTGGAGCTGGCGCTCGTGCCGGTGGGGGAGAAGACCGAGGTCCGGGTCCGCGGCGCGAACGTCACCCCGGGCTACCACCGGCGCCCCGACCTCACCGCCGCCGCGTTCGACGAGCACGGCTTCCTCCGCACCGGCGACGCCGTCGCGCTCGCCGACCCGGACGACGTCGCGGCCGGGCTGGTCTTCCGCGGGCGCATCGCCGAGGACTTCAAGCTCTCGACCGGCACCTTCGTCAGCGTGGGCACGCTGCGCCCGGCGCTGCTGTCGGCCTCGCACGGCCTGCTCACCGACGCGGTGGTCTGCGGCCAGGACGGCGACCGCGTCACCGCGATGGTGTGGCTGCACCCCGACCACGCCGCCCGGGTGGACGGCGACGGCGTCCCCGAGGAGTCGCTGCGCCGGGAGCTGGCCGCCACGATGGCCCGGCTGGCCGCCGGGGGCGGTGGCTCCTCGCAGTGCGTCGAGCGGCTGCTCGTCCTCCCCGAGCCGGCGCAGCTCGACGCCGGGGAGATCACCGACAAGGGCTACGTCAACCAGGCCGCGGTCCGCGACCGCCGCGCCGGCCTGGTCGCGCTGCTGACCGCCGACCCGCCACCACCGCGGGTCGTCGTCCGCGGCTGA
- a CDS encoding amidohydrolase family protein: protein MSGTPAGLDLDDLVAVDVHVHVEQDLHGHLSMDDELLDAAAAYFKGEPYHPTVPQIAEEYRARRMAAVVFTVDSELATGHPTLSNEEIAEAAAEHPDVLVPFGSIDPARGVAGIRAARRLVEDHGVRGFKFHPSIQAFEPNDRRHYPLYAELESLGVPALFHTGQTGIGSGLPGGRGIKLRYSDPMLLDDVAADFPGLTIVMAHPSVPWQDAAIAVAQHKANVYIDLSGWSPKYFPPQLVRAADTMLRSKVLFGSDYPLLRPERWIRDFAQLDVRDEVRPLVMKENAIRALGLRR, encoded by the coding sequence GTGAGCGGCACCCCCGCCGGCCTGGACCTCGACGACCTGGTGGCCGTCGACGTCCACGTGCACGTCGAGCAGGACCTGCACGGGCACCTCTCGATGGACGACGAGCTGCTCGACGCCGCCGCCGCGTACTTCAAGGGCGAGCCGTACCACCCCACCGTCCCGCAGATCGCCGAGGAGTACCGGGCCCGGCGGATGGCCGCGGTGGTCTTCACCGTCGACAGCGAGCTGGCCACCGGCCACCCCACCCTGTCCAACGAGGAGATCGCCGAGGCGGCCGCCGAGCACCCCGACGTGCTCGTCCCGTTTGGGTCGATCGACCCCGCCCGCGGCGTCGCCGGGATCCGCGCGGCCCGCCGGCTGGTGGAGGACCACGGCGTCCGCGGGTTCAAGTTCCACCCCTCGATCCAGGCCTTCGAGCCCAACGACCGCCGGCACTACCCCCTCTACGCCGAGCTGGAGTCCCTCGGGGTGCCGGCGCTGTTCCACACCGGCCAGACCGGCATCGGCTCGGGCCTGCCCGGCGGGCGCGGGATCAAGCTGCGCTACTCCGACCCGATGCTGCTCGACGACGTCGCCGCCGACTTCCCCGGCCTCACGATCGTCATGGCGCACCCCTCGGTGCCCTGGCAGGACGCCGCGATCGCCGTGGCCCAGCACAAGGCCAACGTCTACATCGACCTGTCGGGCTGGTCCCCGAAGTACTTCCCGCCCCAGCTGGTCCGCGCCGCCGACACGATGCTCCGGAGCAAGGTGCTGTTCGGCTCGGACTACCCGCTGCTCCGGCCCGAGCGCTGGATCCGCGACTTCGCGCAGCTCGACGTCCGCGACGAGGTCCGGCCCCTGGTCATGAAGGAGAACGCGATCCGCGCCCTCGGCTTGCGGCGCTGA
- a CDS encoding nitrile hydratase subunit alpha codes for MSGDHTSSVISARVRHVEALLERRGLLGSGEIDRRIDEFLAGGSPVNGARIVARAWVDPGFAGRLLADANAAIGEVGLSMAGGLQEQRLKVVANTADEHNVVVCTLCSCYPIALLGPSPGWYKSEAYRSRVVRDPRGVLRDLGFELPEGTRISVWDASAESRYMVVPCRPAGSEHLPEDRLAGLVTRKGLIGTAAV; via the coding sequence GTGAGCGGCGACCACACCAGCTCGGTCATCTCGGCGCGGGTGCGCCACGTCGAGGCCCTCCTCGAGCGCCGCGGCCTGCTCGGCAGCGGCGAGATCGACCGCCGGATCGACGAGTTCCTCGCCGGGGGGTCGCCGGTCAACGGCGCCCGGATCGTCGCCCGCGCGTGGGTCGACCCGGGCTTCGCCGGCCGGCTGCTGGCCGACGCGAACGCGGCGATCGGCGAGGTCGGGCTCTCGATGGCCGGCGGTCTGCAGGAGCAGCGGCTGAAGGTGGTCGCCAACACGGCCGACGAGCACAACGTCGTCGTCTGCACGCTGTGCTCCTGCTACCCGATCGCGCTGCTCGGCCCCTCGCCCGGCTGGTACAAGAGCGAGGCCTACCGCTCACGGGTCGTGCGCGACCCGCGCGGCGTGCTGCGCGACCTCGGGTTCGAGCTGCCGGAGGGGACGCGGATCTCGGTCTGGGACGCCAGTGCCGAGTCGCGCTACATGGTGGTGCCGTGCCGTCCCGCGGGCAGCGAGCACCTCCCGGAGGACCGGCTCGCGGGCCTGGTCACCCGCAAGGGACTCATCGGCACCGCCGCCGTGTGA
- a CDS encoding SH3-like domain-containing protein: MTDLAPGVRVRTRTTDPDGHTRLPRYARGAVGVLVEEAGLHPLADDRARGRGGTPRPVWHVRFTAADLFGSGDHTVTVELWADYLAPIEEDA, translated from the coding sequence GTGACTGACCTCGCCCCCGGCGTGCGGGTCCGCACCCGCACGACCGACCCCGACGGCCACACCCGGCTGCCCCGCTACGCGCGCGGCGCGGTCGGCGTCCTGGTGGAGGAGGCCGGTCTGCACCCGCTGGCCGACGACCGGGCCCGCGGCCGTGGCGGCACGCCCCGGCCGGTGTGGCACGTGCGGTTCACAGCCGCCGACCTCTTCGGTTCCGGGGACCACACGGTGACCGTGGAACTGTGGGCCGACTACCTGGCCCCGATCGAGGAGGACGCGTGA
- a CDS encoding SH3-like domain-containing protein — translation MSRINDVGGMSGFPPVVEEPDEPPFHADWEAHVLALNGALIRAGVYNLDEFRDAIERMPPEEYLAASYYERWFTAITTLLVEKGVAAPDELALPRD, via the coding sequence GTGAGCCGCATCAACGACGTCGGTGGGATGTCCGGGTTCCCGCCGGTCGTCGAGGAGCCCGACGAGCCGCCGTTCCACGCCGACTGGGAGGCCCACGTGCTCGCGCTCAACGGCGCGCTGATCAGGGCCGGTGTGTACAACCTGGACGAGTTCCGCGACGCGATCGAGCGGATGCCGCCGGAGGAGTACCTCGCCGCCTCGTACTACGAGCGGTGGTTCACCGCGATCACCACGCTGCTGGTCGAGAAGGGCGTGGCGGCCCCGGACGAGCTGGCCCTGCCCCGTGACTGA
- a CDS encoding ATP-binding protein — protein sequence MPSTRRRLRRLLDGTGLPSDEVEDLVLAASEAAINAVEHSHSSEPFFEVCVEIAHGVVTILVQDHGRWRPPVPDSSRGRGLAMMHALADTTVTPGEHGTTVVIRSRRPGS from the coding sequence GTGCCCTCGACGCGCCGGAGGCTGCGGCGCCTGCTCGACGGGACGGGCCTGCCCTCCGACGAGGTGGAGGACCTCGTCCTCGCCGCGTCCGAGGCGGCCATCAACGCGGTGGAGCACTCGCACTCGAGCGAGCCGTTCTTCGAGGTGTGCGTCGAGATCGCCCACGGCGTGGTGACCATCCTCGTCCAGGACCACGGACGGTGGCGCCCGCCCGTCCCCGACTCCTCCCGGGGACGCGGGCTGGCCATGATGCACGCCCTGGCCGACACCACGGTCACGCCGGGTGAGCACGGCACCACGGTGGTCATCCGGAGCCGCCGGCCGGGGTCATGA
- a CDS encoding lysophospholipid acyltransferase family protein, which produces MLPPRRVRRVAGLLLVGALVAAVVLLPVLVVVAVVVSVWLPGRWRGLRLLSFALVYLALEVAGLAAAAVLWVLSGFGRRLHTPASRAAHYTVLRLLLDALMRSAQRLFALRLVTDGTSWSPLDDGVPGSTNAMVVLSRHAGPGDSFLLVHTLMNRDHLRQPRIVLKDVLQLDPLIDVYLNRLPNHFVSSDPAVGYGAEEAIADLARDLGEEDALLIFPEGANFTPRRRTRAIQRLRDRGLASAVRRAEAMRHVLPPRPAGVTAALRAAPHADVVLVAHTGLEHLSTVRDVWRGLPMDKTLHLRWWFVPAAEVPRDEAQLTDWLYRWWETIDEWITTTSVAARPAGDVRATGTPGLPGADRGDGAGAAGPS; this is translated from the coding sequence GTGCTGCCACCACGCCGCGTGCGCCGGGTCGCCGGTCTGCTCCTCGTCGGTGCGCTGGTGGCCGCGGTGGTCCTGCTGCCCGTGCTCGTCGTCGTCGCGGTGGTCGTCTCGGTGTGGCTGCCGGGGCGCTGGCGCGGGCTGCGGCTGCTGTCCTTCGCGCTGGTCTACCTCGCGCTGGAGGTCGCCGGGCTGGCGGCCGCGGCGGTGCTGTGGGTGCTCAGCGGCTTCGGCCGCCGGCTGCACACCCCGGCGTCCCGGGCGGCCCACTACACCGTGCTGCGCCTGCTGCTCGACGCGCTGATGCGCTCGGCGCAGCGGCTGTTCGCGCTGCGGCTGGTCACCGACGGCACGTCCTGGTCGCCGCTGGACGACGGGGTGCCCGGCTCGACCAACGCCATGGTCGTGCTGTCCCGGCACGCCGGTCCGGGCGACTCGTTCCTCCTCGTGCACACGCTGATGAACCGGGACCACCTGCGCCAGCCGCGGATCGTGCTCAAGGACGTGCTGCAGCTCGACCCGCTGATCGACGTCTACCTCAACCGGCTGCCCAACCACTTCGTCTCCTCCGACCCGGCGGTGGGGTACGGCGCCGAGGAGGCGATCGCCGACCTGGCCCGCGACCTGGGCGAGGAGGACGCCCTGCTGATCTTCCCCGAGGGCGCGAACTTCACCCCGCGGCGCCGGACCCGGGCCATCCAGCGGCTGCGCGACCGGGGGCTGGCCTCCGCGGTGCGCCGGGCCGAGGCGATGCGGCACGTGCTGCCCCCGCGCCCGGCCGGGGTCACCGCGGCGCTGCGGGCGGCCCCGCACGCCGACGTCGTCCTCGTCGCGCACACCGGCCTGGAGCACCTGAGCACGGTGCGGGACGTGTGGCGGGGCCTGCCCATGGACAAGACCCTGCACCTGCGGTGGTGGTTCGTCCCGGCCGCGGAGGTGCCGCGGGACGAGGCCCAGCTGACCGACTGGCTCTACCGGTGGTGGGAGACCATCGACGAGTGGATCACCACCACCTCGGTCGCGGCGCGGCCGGCGGGGGACGTCCGGGCGACCGGGACGCCGGGGCTGCCCGGCGCGGACCGGGGGGACGGCGCGGGCGCCGCCGGTCCCTCATGA